A part of Deltaproteobacteria bacterium genomic DNA contains:
- the wbaP gene encoding undecaprenyl-phosphate galactose phosphotransferase WbaP, whose amino-acid sequence MTKFPTPMLMTGFMLASDALAIFCSGAVSVSVRYAFEGQFHPSLYWDIWPVGLFFLMAYAAAGLYPGVLVSPPEELKRASLATSFCFVGLAAVTFISREAELYSRGIFLMSWVLILVALPVFRAILKSIVQRAQWWGYPAVIIGDGEAVVAVAKILLANPRMGVRPRAVLGGDKYLAQEAGLPHGEKSEARIFAAKWKHSMAFVVPSEGDVCHWRDAYESHVRNFYRVILIPGMFGLSSLWVAAVDFGGILGLELKQKLLDPKRQVLKRGFDLVLIICLGVPIIPLALGLALAIVLDSPGPVFYSHLRIGRGGRPIRVWKFRTMAKDADKILDKYLQDNPALLCEWEREHKIRKDPRVTRVGRFLRMTSLDELPQFWNVLKGDMSLVGPRPIVEGEIHRYREIFELYKRVRPGITGLWQISGRSTVGYGERINLDAYYVRNWSLWLDIYIMAKTPMEVCRCRGAV is encoded by the coding sequence ATGACAAAATTTCCAACGCCGATGCTCATGACTGGCTTCATGCTTGCCTCGGATGCTTTGGCAATTTTTTGTTCCGGTGCGGTCAGCGTTTCGGTCCGATATGCCTTCGAGGGTCAATTCCACCCCTCCCTGTATTGGGATATCTGGCCTGTAGGCCTATTTTTTCTTATGGCCTATGCCGCTGCCGGATTGTATCCCGGCGTTCTTGTCAGCCCCCCAGAGGAACTCAAGAGGGCCTCGCTGGCCACCTCATTTTGTTTCGTGGGCTTGGCTGCGGTCACATTTATCTCAAGGGAGGCCGAATTGTATTCCCGGGGCATTTTCCTCATGTCCTGGGTTTTGATCCTCGTTGCTCTTCCCGTGTTCAGGGCCATCCTGAAATCCATTGTCCAGAGGGCCCAATGGTGGGGCTATCCGGCGGTCATCATTGGTGACGGAGAGGCCGTCGTTGCGGTGGCTAAAATTCTACTGGCCAATCCCCGCATGGGAGTGCGACCGAGGGCTGTTCTTGGAGGCGATAAATACTTGGCACAGGAGGCGGGACTTCCGCATGGGGAAAAGTCCGAGGCCCGGATCTTTGCCGCCAAGTGGAAGCACTCCATGGCCTTTGTCGTTCCCAGCGAAGGGGATGTCTGTCACTGGCGGGATGCCTACGAATCCCATGTCAGAAATTTTTATCGAGTCATATTGATACCCGGCATGTTCGGACTCTCTTCACTCTGGGTGGCTGCCGTGGATTTCGGAGGGATTTTGGGCCTGGAGCTGAAGCAGAAGCTTTTGGATCCGAAGAGACAGGTTCTCAAGCGGGGTTTCGATCTTGTTTTGATCATTTGTCTCGGGGTGCCCATCATCCCCTTGGCCCTCGGATTGGCCCTAGCTATTGTTCTGGATTCTCCGGGACCGGTTTTCTACAGCCATCTTCGGATAGGTCGGGGAGGAAGGCCGATTCGGGTCTGGAAGTTTCGAACCATGGCCAAAGATGCCGACAAGATCCTGGACAAATACCTGCAGGACAATCCAGCCCTGCTTTGCGAGTGGGAGCGAGAACATAAGATTCGAAAGGATCCCAGGGTGACTCGAGTCGGGCGGTTTCTTCGGATGACCAGCCTAGATGAATTACCCCAGTTTTGGAATGTGCTCAAGGGAGACATGAGTCTCGTCGGGCCCAGGCCGATTGTCGAGGGAGAGATCCACCGGTATCGGGAAATTTTTGAGCTTTACAAGCGGGTTCGGCCAGGGATTACGGGCCTATGGCAGATTTCGGGAAGAAGCACCGTCGGCTACGGGGAGCGGATCAATCTTGATGCGTATTACGTCCGGAATTGGTCATTGTGGTTAGATATTTATATCATGGCTAAGACCCCCATGGAGGTCTGCAGATGCCGGGGGGCCGTATGA